One genomic segment of Dysosmobacter sp. Marseille-Q4140 includes these proteins:
- a CDS encoding energy-coupling factor ABC transporter ATP-binding protein has translation MIELKQVSFTYQGQEHDGLRDIDLTIADGECVLLCGRSGCGKTTITRLVNGLIPQFYQGELQGRVLVDGQEISSLPMYQIAAKVGSVFQNPRTQFFNVDTDSEIAFGIENEARPPQELAERVEQTTEDLRIQSLRGRNIFELSGGEKQKIAFASVYAMNPEIYLLDEPSSNLDMTSIQELREHLRLVKGQGKTILIAEHRLYYLMDIADRIVYLDRGEIKGIFTPEELRRLSQDQRERMGLRATDLMDVLPPPSRAPVGETVLSLKNVSLRYKRRTILHGIGLSAGRGEVIGVVGHNGAGKTTFSRALCGLHKDCDGQFQWDGGPMERRDRLKQSYMVMQDVNYELFAESVEAECSFGIRNPDRALVDATLEELGLAPYRERHPNTLSGGQKQRVAVAVSMICGKDLLVFDEPTSGLDFDSMAQVAGLIRRLSDMGKVIFIVTHDFEFVCRTCSRVLHFDEGEMPDDVPVIMEALPKLRELFSVSNGKER, from the coding sequence ATGATCGAACTGAAACAGGTATCCTTTACCTATCAGGGGCAGGAGCATGACGGCCTCCGGGACATTGACCTGACCATCGCGGATGGGGAGTGCGTCCTGCTCTGTGGGCGCAGCGGATGCGGCAAGACTACCATCACAAGGCTGGTGAACGGACTGATCCCTCAATTTTACCAGGGAGAACTTCAGGGCCGTGTGCTGGTAGACGGGCAGGAGATCAGCAGCCTCCCCATGTACCAGATCGCCGCCAAGGTGGGGTCAGTGTTCCAGAATCCCAGAACGCAGTTTTTTAACGTGGACACGGACAGCGAGATCGCCTTCGGCATCGAGAATGAGGCCCGGCCGCCCCAGGAACTGGCGGAGCGCGTGGAGCAGACGACGGAGGATCTGCGCATCCAGAGCCTTCGCGGCCGCAATATCTTTGAGCTGTCCGGCGGGGAAAAGCAGAAGATCGCATTCGCATCCGTCTACGCCATGAACCCGGAGATCTATCTGCTGGATGAACCATCTTCTAACCTGGACATGACCTCCATCCAAGAATTGCGGGAGCATCTGCGGCTGGTCAAGGGCCAGGGCAAGACCATCCTGATCGCAGAGCACCGGCTCTATTACCTGATGGACATAGCAGACCGGATCGTGTATCTGGACCGAGGAGAGATCAAAGGGATATTCACACCGGAAGAGCTCCGTCGGCTGTCCCAGGACCAGCGGGAACGGATGGGGCTGCGGGCCACAGATCTGATGGATGTCCTTCCGCCACCCAGTCGTGCTCCAGTCGGGGAAACGGTGTTGTCGCTGAAAAATGTCTCCCTGCGCTATAAGAGGCGCACCATCCTTCACGGGATCGGCCTTTCCGCCGGAAGGGGAGAGGTCATCGGCGTGGTGGGCCACAATGGGGCCGGAAAGACCACATTCTCTCGGGCCCTGTGCGGGCTCCACAAGGACTGTGACGGTCAGTTCCAGTGGGATGGCGGGCCGATGGAGCGCAGGGACCGGCTCAAGCAATCCTACATGGTGATGCAGGATGTGAACTACGAGTTGTTCGCCGAGAGCGTGGAGGCGGAGTGCTCCTTCGGCATCCGGAACCCGGACAGAGCCTTGGTAGACGCTACCCTGGAGGAACTGGGGCTGGCCCCATACCGGGAGCGCCATCCCAATACCCTGTCCGGCGGTCAGAAACAGCGGGTGGCCGTGGCCGTCAGCATGATCTGCGGGAAAGACCTGCTGGTATTCGATGAACCCACCAGCGGCTTGGACTTTGACAGCATGGCGCAGGTGGCGGGGCTGATCCGCCGCCTATCCGACATGGGAAAGGTCATCTTCATCGTCACCCACGACTTTGAATTTGTCTGCCGCACTTGCTCCCGGGTCCTGCATTTTGACGAGGGCGAGATGCCCGATGATGTACCCGTTATCATGGAAGCCCTCCCGAAATTGAGAGAGCTGTTCTCTGTTTCAAATGGAAAGGAGAGGTGA
- a CDS encoding energy-coupling factor transporter transmembrane protein EcfT gives MNGGTSPRQRLWLDPRTKILLLLLCILSAMIAPSLYYELGLVVLIGLFGACCGKWKYAWKGAAFYGLIVLITFWIMDTMTGTWRTMFIAFLGLFHKVYPCGVLSGIVISTTKVSEFLSAMNRAHAPKKLVIPLAVMLRYIPTIQEDWRFIKDAMRLRDVSPSLKGLLTHPGMTVECIYVPLMMAASKAADELSIASITRGIENPKPRTCLVQIRMRFADALAILCFGAFFAAGLYGKGVFG, from the coding sequence ATGAACGGCGGAACATCCCCACGGCAAAGACTCTGGCTGGATCCAAGGACGAAAATCCTGCTGCTCCTGCTCTGCATCCTCTCCGCCATGATAGCCCCGTCCCTGTACTATGAGCTGGGACTCGTGGTGCTGATTGGGCTGTTTGGCGCCTGCTGCGGAAAGTGGAAGTACGCCTGGAAGGGCGCGGCGTTCTACGGGCTGATTGTCCTGATCACCTTCTGGATCATGGACACCATGACCGGGACCTGGCGCACCATGTTCATCGCATTCCTCGGCCTGTTCCACAAGGTGTACCCCTGCGGGGTGCTGTCAGGCATCGTCATCTCCACCACTAAGGTCAGCGAGTTTTTGTCAGCTATGAACCGCGCGCATGCGCCGAAAAAGCTGGTGATCCCGCTGGCGGTCATGCTCCGCTATATCCCCACCATTCAGGAGGACTGGCGGTTCATCAAGGACGCCATGCGGCTGCGGGACGTGTCGCCGTCCCTGAAAGGGCTATTGACCCATCCCGGCATGACCGTGGAGTGTATCTATGTCCCGCTGATGATGGCGGCGTCCAAGGCGGCGGATGAACTGTCCATCGCCTCCATCACCCGGGGAATCGAGAACCCAAAACCCAGGACCTGCCTGGTGCAGATTCGTATGAGGTTTGCGGATGCGCTGGCAATCCTCTGTTTTGGCGCCTTTTTCGCGGCGGGCCTCTATGGGAAGGGGGTATTTGGATGA
- a CDS encoding MptD family putative ECF transporter S component: protein MSNQANSLKKGLTVKDLVTTGIFSAIFFVFTLIGGLPFAPNPVLTFYMPMGAALLCGPIYLLMVAKVQKRWSVTILGIIMGIIWFATGMHWAFSLGYIGMGIIADLVAGAGHYRNKAINLLSYMLISLGGIYTYVVFFIDPEGWASTMLDNGTEQSYIDTMSASAPSWLLAVIVVGTLVIAAFSGWVGGKMLKKQFEKAGITA, encoded by the coding sequence ATGAGCAACCAAGCCAATTCACTGAAGAAGGGCCTTACGGTCAAGGACCTTGTGACCACTGGTATTTTCAGCGCCATCTTTTTTGTCTTTACGTTGATTGGCGGTCTGCCCTTTGCGCCAAACCCGGTTCTGACCTTTTACATGCCCATGGGTGCGGCGCTGCTGTGCGGCCCCATCTATTTGCTGATGGTCGCTAAGGTGCAGAAACGCTGGAGCGTCACCATCCTCGGCATCATCATGGGAATCATCTGGTTTGCCACGGGGATGCACTGGGCGTTCTCCCTGGGGTACATCGGCATGGGGATCATTGCGGACCTTGTGGCCGGCGCCGGTCACTACCGCAACAAGGCCATCAACCTGCTGTCCTACATGCTGATCTCCCTGGGCGGCATCTACACCTATGTGGTATTCTTTATCGACCCGGAGGGCTGGGCCAGCACCATGCTGGATAACGGCACGGAGCAGTCCTACATTGACACCATGAGCGCCTCCGCGCCCTCCTGGCTGCTGGCGGTCATCGTCGTCGGCACGCTGGTCATCGCGGCCTTCAGCGGGTGGGTCGGCGGCAAGATGCTGAAGAAACAGTTCGAGAAGGCTGGGATCACCGCATGA
- a CDS encoding helix-turn-helix transcriptional regulator: MPEMTEPYYVSMLKGHGFTPDPDDHQYGALGLCWKISQEIGEGSYWTYGQKDLYDIKIHNFFFHKDSLLEFSLPECLSITRYDSISGEELSPYRRLSAGCIKTYIGGYEPYQVLIHKNIPIRSIGIEIMPAYYEDYLKKQYPEEYRNPVEAFRKIDQTTDFPEMSRLLSEVQNYRGDGIAAKLFYESKVAEALSLVVEYQKKRPAAPIKLSQADLERIQTVAAYLSDHYAAEIPMERLTQIACMGTTKLKSSFKKVYDCTITEYIQQRRMSQAEYLLTNTDLSIGQIAQTVGYSTSSRFAELFRKSTGLLPGEFRKVGSR; the protein is encoded by the coding sequence ATGCCCGAAATGACGGAGCCATACTATGTATCCATGCTGAAGGGCCACGGTTTTACCCCCGACCCCGACGATCACCAGTATGGGGCCTTGGGCCTCTGCTGGAAAATCTCCCAGGAAATCGGGGAGGGTTCCTACTGGACCTATGGACAGAAGGACCTCTACGACATTAAGATCCACAACTTTTTCTTCCATAAGGACTCCCTGCTGGAGTTCTCCCTGCCGGAGTGCCTGAGCATTACTCGCTATGACTCCATCTCCGGGGAAGAGCTGTCGCCCTACCGCCGGCTGTCCGCCGGGTGCATCAAGACCTATATCGGCGGGTATGAACCGTATCAGGTTTTGATCCACAAGAACATCCCCATCCGCTCCATCGGCATCGAGATCATGCCGGCCTACTATGAGGACTACCTCAAGAAGCAATACCCGGAAGAATACCGAAACCCAGTGGAGGCGTTCCGCAAAATCGACCAGACCACTGATTTCCCGGAGATGTCCCGACTGCTTTCTGAAGTCCAGAACTATCGCGGGGATGGGATCGCCGCCAAGCTGTTCTATGAGAGCAAGGTGGCGGAAGCCCTGTCCCTGGTGGTGGAGTACCAGAAAAAACGTCCAGCGGCCCCCATCAAACTGTCTCAGGCGGATCTGGAGCGCATCCAGACCGTGGCCGCCTATCTGAGCGACCACTATGCCGCGGAGATCCCCATGGAGCGGCTGACGCAGATTGCCTGCATGGGAACCACGAAACTCAAGAGCAGTTTCAAAAAGGTTTACGACTGCACCATCACAGAGTACATCCAACAGCGCCGCATGAGCCAGGCGGAGTACCTGCTGACCAACACAGACTTATCCATCGGCCAGATCGCTCAGACCGTTGGCTACTCCACCTCCAGCCGCTTTGCGGAGCTGTTCCGGAAGAGCACCGGGCTGCTGCCGGGAGAGTTCCGGAAAGTGGGAAGCCGGTAA
- a CDS encoding winged helix-turn-helix transcriptional regulator, which produces MEEIIVIRARDPDGSVFKAVMDALKGKRAEVVDVAAPATSVLRIGELELNHKHRRVLMADREVELNHGEYAMLYCMASSPGQVFSKAQLYEAAWGEEYLRGTNSVENTIWRLRRKLEEDPRHPGYIKTVVGAGYKIDIHNRQSGMED; this is translated from the coding sequence TTGGAGGAGATTATTGTCATTCGGGCGAGGGATCCGGACGGCAGCGTGTTCAAGGCCGTCATGGACGCGCTGAAGGGTAAAAGGGCAGAGGTAGTCGATGTTGCTGCCCCTGCGACCTCCGTGCTGCGCATCGGGGAACTGGAGCTCAATCATAAGCACCGCCGGGTGCTCATGGCGGACAGGGAAGTGGAACTCAATCATGGGGAGTATGCCATGCTCTACTGCATGGCCAGTTCACCAGGGCAGGTGTTCTCCAAAGCGCAGCTCTATGAGGCCGCTTGGGGCGAGGAATATCTACGCGGGACAAACTCCGTGGAGAATACCATCTGGCGGCTGAGAAGAAAACTGGAGGAGGACCCCAGGCATCCGGGATACATCAAGACGGTGGTGGGTGCAGGCTATAAAATAGATATTCATAACAGGCAATCGGGAATGGAAGATTGA
- a CDS encoding transglycosylase domain-containing protein: protein MRILKKLLVRIILLIVAAGILCGSVVAVLGYLMYRDALKEQSLEDKVAEVQADPSYTPLADLPEIYLDAVVAVEDHRFEQHCGIDIIAIARAAWNNIKSWSLREGGSTITQQLAKNLYFTQERSFIRKAAEVFMAFRLEQTYSKDEILELYVNSIYFGDGYYCVRDASAGYFGKEPADMTDDEATLLAGIPNAPSVYSLTANPDLAAQRQQYVLQQMVKYGYLGEEEAAAILQN, encoded by the coding sequence ATGCGGATACTGAAAAAACTACTGGTGCGGATCATTCTGCTGATCGTAGCCGCCGGGATTTTGTGCGGCAGTGTGGTGGCTGTTCTGGGCTATCTGATGTATCGTGACGCACTCAAGGAGCAGAGCTTGGAGGACAAGGTTGCAGAGGTGCAGGCAGATCCCAGCTACACGCCGCTTGCAGACCTGCCGGAGATCTATCTTGATGCGGTCGTGGCAGTGGAGGACCACCGCTTTGAACAGCATTGCGGCATCGACATCATCGCCATCGCCAGAGCTGCCTGGAACAACATCAAGTCCTGGAGCCTGCGGGAAGGCGGCAGCACCATCACCCAGCAGCTTGCCAAGAACCTGTATTTTACCCAGGAGCGGAGTTTTATCCGTAAGGCTGCGGAGGTTTTCATGGCCTTTCGGCTGGAGCAGACCTACTCAAAAGACGAGATCCTGGAGCTGTATGTCAACTCCATTTACTTTGGCGACGGCTATTACTGTGTCCGGGACGCCAGCGCGGGCTACTTTGGGAAGGAGCCTGCGGACATGACGGATGACGAAGCCACGCTGCTGGCCGGAATCCCCAATGCGCCATCCGTCTACTCGCTGACGGCGAACCCAGATCTGGCTGCGCAGCGGCAGCAGTATGTTCTCCAACAGATGGTGAAATACGGGTATCTCGGCGAGGAAGAGGCGGCGGCAATTCTGCAAAACTGA
- a CDS encoding ABC transporter permease: protein MWKMIQTEWWKLRRCQILLVGIVALALCPVVQYGSQLIVNPEIRDPNYDMLHLFANVVWGNTQVFLPISLVMIGGWLIDRENTHDTMKNLLTVPVSYPKLLGGKLAVTGLLSLLFGLYSVAVTVLTGMLAGLPGLTPGVLLQQGGQVVAAALTTFLVCMPMILIFGQMRGAYLGGSILTFFLGYCILFFKSGLLLSAYPFSAALVLAGFDMQEYNGATEAPSIPLALLGMTAVIVLTAVILAFSRPSSKAGSTKKKKAGGRRQARRKTR from the coding sequence ATGTGGAAGATGATCCAAACAGAGTGGTGGAAGCTGCGGCGGTGCCAGATCCTGCTGGTGGGCATTGTGGCTCTGGCCCTCTGTCCGGTGGTGCAGTACGGCAGCCAGCTGATCGTGAACCCGGAGATTCGGGACCCAAACTATGATATGCTCCACCTGTTCGCCAATGTGGTATGGGGCAATACTCAGGTGTTTCTCCCCATCTCCCTGGTGATGATCGGCGGGTGGCTGATCGACCGGGAGAATACCCATGACACCATGAAGAACCTGCTCACCGTCCCGGTGTCCTATCCCAAACTCCTGGGGGGCAAGCTGGCGGTCACCGGCCTGCTGTCCCTGCTGTTTGGCCTTTACAGCGTGGCCGTGACGGTGCTCACCGGGATGCTGGCGGGCCTCCCGGGACTGACGCCCGGGGTGCTCCTCCAGCAGGGTGGACAGGTGGTGGCCGCGGCGCTGACCACCTTCCTGGTCTGTATGCCCATGATTTTGATTTTCGGGCAGATGCGGGGCGCCTATCTGGGCGGCTCCATCCTGACCTTTTTCCTGGGATACTGCATTTTGTTCTTTAAGAGCGGGCTCCTGCTCTCCGCTTACCCCTTCTCCGCGGCGCTGGTGCTGGCCGGCTTTGATATGCAGGAGTACAACGGTGCCACCGAGGCACCCAGCATCCCGCTGGCCCTCCTGGGCATGACGGCGGTCATCGTTTTGACGGCTGTGATCTTGGCCTTCTCCAGACCCAGCAGCAAGGCCGGGAGTACGAAAAAGAAAAAGGCCGGTGGACGCCGGCAGGCAAGGAGGAAAACACGATGA
- a CDS encoding ABC transporter permease: MLKLLWCEFAKLRRKPLFFAAAAVSALIPLGCALFLPDFQEFTSGAEAVDGMMSTLFQMSAYLLLMPALVVLASNLLFEEQDNDTLKNLMTVPVRKPTLAMAKMALLFLFAIAFMAVGGLVILLIVLAAGWEPVGFWRLFFVGVGQGIMMWAGALPCILLVVLLNRSYIVSVIITFFYTSVNYIFGLNDLFITQPFGLNLGTLLPGPLTFRWYFQYLDFSNAGAEMLGLLERVSPYFVTTAQAFLVTGAEAAVFLALIALVYKRQGV; encoded by the coding sequence TTGCTTAAACTCCTGTGGTGTGAGTTTGCCAAGCTGCGGCGCAAGCCGTTGTTCTTCGCTGCTGCTGCCGTGTCCGCCCTGATCCCCCTGGGGTGCGCCCTGTTCCTGCCGGACTTCCAGGAGTTTACCAGCGGGGCCGAGGCGGTGGATGGCATGATGTCCACCCTGTTCCAGATGAGCGCCTATCTGCTGCTCATGCCGGCCCTGGTGGTGCTGGCCTCCAACCTGCTTTTTGAGGAACAGGACAACGACACGCTGAAGAACCTGATGACGGTGCCGGTGAGAAAGCCGACCTTGGCCATGGCAAAGATGGCCCTGCTGTTTCTTTTTGCCATCGCTTTCATGGCGGTGGGCGGCCTGGTGATCCTGCTGATCGTGCTGGCCGCCGGGTGGGAGCCCGTGGGCTTCTGGCGGCTCTTTTTTGTGGGCGTCGGCCAGGGGATCATGATGTGGGCCGGGGCATTGCCCTGCATCCTGCTGGTGGTGCTGCTGAACCGGAGCTATATCGTCTCCGTCATCATCACCTTCTTCTACACCTCTGTCAACTACATCTTCGGCCTGAACGACCTCTTTATCACCCAGCCCTTCGGCCTGAACCTGGGGACGCTGCTGCCCGGGCCGCTGACCTTCCGGTGGTACTTCCAGTATCTCGACTTTTCTAATGCCGGTGCCGAGATGCTGGGACTTTTGGAGCGAGTCAGCCCCTATTTCGTCACCACCGCCCAGGCGTTTCTGGTGACTGGAGCGGAGGCCGCGGTGTTTCTGGCCTTAATTGCGCTGGTCTATAAGCGCCAGGGCGTTTGA
- a CDS encoding ATP-binding cassette domain-containing protein, which produces MSDCIIETKGLTKRYGDQVSVSSLDLHVQKGRIYGLLGRNGAGKTTTMKMLLGLTVPTSGTVTIFGRSLKGNEKRVLPRIGSLIESPGFYPNLTGTENLQIFARLRGLKSPNYIKGALELVNLPYRDKKRYAQYSLGMKQRLAIALAVMHDPELLILDEPINGLDPIGIAEVRDFIRALCDERGKTILLSSHILSEIALLADDIGIIDHGVLLEEESLAELEQKNGKVLRFTVSNAPVAAQLLQQEMGVRDVAVENGQELTVRDLRLDTGAAVRRFVEAGLVVSDAHLYEDTLEDYFKRITGGEGIA; this is translated from the coding sequence ATGAGCGACTGTATCATTGAAACCAAGGGCCTAACCAAACGCTACGGGGACCAGGTCAGCGTCTCCAGTCTGGATCTCCATGTACAGAAGGGACGTATCTACGGCCTCCTGGGGCGCAATGGGGCGGGCAAGACCACCACCATGAAGATGCTCTTAGGGCTGACCGTCCCCACATCCGGCACGGTGACCATCTTCGGCCGGTCGCTGAAGGGGAACGAAAAGCGCGTCCTGCCCCGCATCGGCAGTCTCATCGAGTCCCCCGGGTTTTACCCCAACCTGACCGGGACGGAGAATTTGCAGATCTTCGCCCGGCTCCGGGGCCTCAAAAGTCCCAACTATATCAAAGGGGCGCTGGAGCTGGTGAACCTGCCCTACCGGGACAAGAAACGCTACGCCCAGTACTCCCTGGGCATGAAACAGCGGCTGGCCATCGCCCTGGCGGTGATGCACGACCCGGAGCTGCTGATCCTGGACGAGCCCATCAACGGCCTGGACCCCATCGGCATTGCCGAGGTGCGGGACTTCATCCGGGCGCTGTGCGACGAACGGGGCAAGACCATCCTGCTCTCCAGCCATATCCTCTCCGAGATCGCCCTGCTGGCAGATGACATCGGGATCATCGACCACGGCGTCCTCCTGGAAGAGGAGAGCCTGGCGGAGCTGGAGCAGAAGAACGGGAAGGTCCTCCGGTTCACCGTGTCCAACGCACCGGTGGCCGCCCAGCTGCTCCAGCAGGAGATGGGCGTGCGGGATGTAGCTGTGGAGAATGGGCAGGAACTGACCGTCCGGGATCTCCGCCTGGACACCGGCGCGGCGGTGCGGCGGTTCGTGGAGGCGGGGCTGGTGGTGTCCGACGCCCATCTCTACGAGGACACCCTTGAGGACTACTTCAAGCGCATCACAGGGGGTGAGGGCATTGCTTAA
- a CDS encoding response regulator transcription factor, with product MMEHKILLVDDDRDLLAMLCSIFRRAGYTDLVTASSGQEALQIWREQQPALIVLDVMMPGMDGFAVLREIRRTSRVPVLMLTARGEAEDRIEGLETGADDYLPKPFLPRELLLRVGAILHRTYPEPNRKVELAASTVDLEKAEVWKDGEQTPLTAKELQLFEKLYENAGRIVTTGILCETICGEFWQGYESTLSTHIRHLREKIEANPSKPVSLVTAKGLGYRLNLKGAKS from the coding sequence ATGATGGAGCATAAAATCTTATTGGTAGACGATGACCGGGACCTTTTGGCGATGCTGTGTTCCATCTTCCGGCGGGCAGGCTACACCGATCTCGTGACCGCCTCCTCCGGACAAGAGGCTCTCCAGATCTGGCGTGAGCAGCAGCCGGCGCTGATCGTCCTGGATGTGATGATGCCGGGGATGGACGGCTTTGCGGTCCTGCGGGAGATCCGCCGCACCAGCCGCGTGCCCGTGCTGATGCTTACCGCCCGGGGCGAGGCGGAGGACCGCATCGAGGGGCTGGAGACCGGGGCGGACGACTACCTTCCCAAGCCCTTCCTGCCCAGGGAGCTGCTGCTCCGGGTGGGGGCCATCCTCCACCGGACTTACCCGGAGCCCAACCGGAAGGTGGAACTGGCAGCCTCCACGGTGGATTTGGAGAAAGCCGAAGTATGGAAGGACGGCGAACAGACGCCCTTAACGGCAAAGGAATTGCAGCTGTTCGAGAAACTCTATGAAAATGCCGGAAGGATCGTCACCACCGGCATCCTGTGCGAGACGATCTGTGGGGAGTTCTGGCAGGGCTACGAGAGCACCCTCTCGACCCATATCCGCCACCTGCGGGAGAAGATCGAGGCTAATCCCTCCAAGCCGGTCTCTCTGGTGACGGCCAAGGGGCTGGGATACCGGCTCAATCTGAAGGGGGCGAAGTCGTGA
- a CDS encoding HAMP domain-containing histidine kinase, whose protein sequence is MNPVQRFFRRYIFSTIGILTLFFAVNIALVLGVMVAGYMSGTDNGLSVREVSGHVTQQGGVWTADDTAPALLREHDAWAMLLDERGTVVWEQGLPEELPRSYTSAQVASFSRWYLQDYPVKVWSREDGALMVVGFAPGTLVKYYFSMELSSLMMFLMGAIAVFVCNLLLMVFLTLRNTRRVEKAMSPILRGIQDLSRGSYQPLDEHGELAEINAGLNRAGDYLMRKDNTRAEWIRGVSHDIRTPLSMVLGYASELEDDDTLPTEARHHAGMIRQQGERLKSLVEDLNLTTKLEYALQPIRREAVDLVEIGRQAVSEVLNDGLPERYEITFSETHPGRAARIEGDAALLRRMLDNLIRNSIVHNPQGCHISVTIGAEDGRCTCTVTDDGVGMDAARLEALNREADVSSTQGGEHGLGLKLVRQIVKAHGGTVRFWQAVPHGLEICISIPTRNV, encoded by the coding sequence GTGAACCCGGTACAGCGGTTTTTCCGGCGCTACATTTTCTCCACCATTGGCATTTTGACGCTGTTCTTTGCGGTCAACATTGCTCTGGTTTTGGGCGTCATGGTCGCTGGATACATGAGCGGGACAGACAACGGGCTGTCTGTCCGGGAGGTGTCCGGCCATGTGACGCAGCAGGGCGGCGTCTGGACGGCAGACGATACGGCGCCGGCCCTGCTGCGGGAGCATGACGCCTGGGCCATGCTTTTAGATGAACGCGGCACTGTGGTATGGGAGCAGGGCCTACCGGAGGAGCTGCCCCGATCCTATACCAGCGCCCAGGTGGCCTCCTTCAGCCGCTGGTATCTTCAGGACTATCCGGTGAAGGTGTGGAGCCGGGAGGACGGCGCCTTGATGGTGGTGGGATTTGCACCGGGCACCCTAGTGAAATACTACTTTTCCATGGAGCTTTCCTCCCTGATGATGTTCCTGATGGGGGCCATCGCGGTCTTTGTGTGCAACCTGCTGCTGATGGTCTTCCTGACGCTGCGGAACACCCGCCGGGTGGAGAAGGCCATGTCCCCCATCCTGCGGGGCATCCAGGATTTGAGCCGGGGCAGTTACCAGCCCCTGGACGAGCACGGAGAACTGGCGGAGATCAACGCGGGGCTCAACCGAGCCGGGGATTACCTGATGCGCAAGGATAACACCCGGGCGGAGTGGATTCGCGGCGTGTCCCACGACATCCGCACCCCCCTCTCCATGGTGCTGGGCTACGCCAGCGAACTGGAGGATGACGACACTCTCCCCACCGAGGCCCGGCACCATGCCGGGATGATCCGGCAGCAGGGGGAGCGGCTGAAATCTCTGGTGGAGGATCTGAACCTGACCACCAAGTTGGAATACGCCCTCCAGCCCATCCGCCGGGAGGCAGTAGATCTGGTGGAGATCGGGCGGCAAGCGGTGAGCGAGGTGCTCAACGACGGTCTGCCGGAGCGGTATGAAATCACATTTTCCGAGACGCATCCGGGCCGCGCTGCCAGAATAGAGGGTGACGCCGCCCTTCTCCGGCGGATGCTGGACAACCTGATCCGCAACAGCATCGTCCATAATCCCCAGGGCTGCCATATCTCCGTCACGATAGGCGCGGAAGATGGGCGATGCACCTGCACAGTGACAGATGATGGCGTTGGAATGGATGCCGCCCGACTGGAGGCGCTGAACCGGGAAGCGGATGTCTCCAGCACCCAGGGCGGTGAGCACGGCTTGGGCCTCAAGCTGGTGCGGCAGATCGTGAAGGCCCACGGGGGAACGGTGCGGTTCTGGCAGGCTGTGCCTCATGGACTGGAGATTTGCATTTCTATCCCCACAAGGAATGTCTGA
- a CDS encoding ABC transporter permease, protein MLLRCLRAELIKFRRSPVWLAFVVLPIFPAILGTMNYLGNLGLLRSEWYSLWSQHTLFSSMFFLPALLGVFCAWQWRLEHTDHNWNSFLTAPVPVGALCFAKLIWAAVMSLLSQAWIGALFIISGKIVGLTGPIPPELLGWLACGAIGGVSVCAVQLYFSLIIRAFALPVAFGLVGGIAGLIVTAQGFGYAFPYSLLCIGMRANNPNMELDFAPFLLSAFGYTAVFTLLAVHHLRRHDVAAE, encoded by the coding sequence ATGCTGCTGCGTTGTCTGAGGGCGGAGCTCATCAAGTTCCGCCGGTCGCCGGTGTGGCTGGCCTTTGTGGTGCTGCCCATTTTCCCGGCCATCCTGGGCACCATGAACTATCTGGGGAATCTGGGGCTGCTGCGGAGCGAGTGGTACAGCCTGTGGAGCCAGCACACCCTGTTCTCCTCCATGTTCTTCCTGCCGGCCCTGCTGGGGGTGTTCTGCGCCTGGCAGTGGCGGCTGGAGCACACGGACCACAACTGGAACAGTTTTCTCACCGCGCCGGTGCCGGTGGGGGCCCTGTGCTTTGCCAAGCTGATCTGGGCGGCGGTCATGTCCCTGCTCTCCCAGGCCTGGATCGGGGCGCTGTTTATTATCAGCGGGAAGATCGTGGGGCTCACCGGCCCCATCCCGCCGGAGCTGCTCGGGTGGCTGGCGTGCGGGGCCATCGGCGGCGTGTCGGTGTGCGCGGTGCAACTCTATTTCAGCCTGATCATTCGTGCCTTCGCCCTGCCGGTGGCCTTTGGCCTGGTGGGAGGCATTGCGGGGCTGATTGTCACGGCCCAGGGGTTCGGGTACGCCTTCCCGTACTCCCTGCTGTGCATCGGGATGCGGGCCAACAATCCGAATATGGAGCTGGACTTCGCCCCCTTCCTGCTCTCCGCTTTTGGCTACACGGCGGTGTTCACCCTCCTGGCCGTCCACCATCTCCGGCGGCACGATGTGGCGGCGGAGTAA